In Desulfovibrio sp. 86, the following proteins share a genomic window:
- the lgt gene encoding prolipoprotein diacylglyceryl transferase gives MTLPHIDPVALSFGNLQLRWYGLMYLAGFGLGWWLGRWRASRPNSGWRASDVDDLLTCVMIGIILGGRLGYVLFYDLPVYVSDPMEILRIWNGGMSFHGGLLGVLGAFWYFARTRHRAFLDISDLVAPLVSPGLFFGRMGNYINGELWGKVTDSPWGVVFPGGGPYPRHPSQLYEGLLEGLVLFTVVWIFALKPRKRGAVSGLFALGYSVFRFTVEFVRVPDAQLGYLAFGWLTMGQLLCLPLMAVGLWLLCRQAPIMQPDIRVELNRPDGSKSGRDSGPKSGNGKASKNGKDRPKK, from the coding sequence ATGACCCTGCCTCATATCGACCCCGTTGCCCTCAGTTTCGGCAACCTTCAGTTGCGCTGGTATGGCCTCATGTATCTCGCGGGCTTCGGCCTGGGCTGGTGGCTGGGGCGCTGGCGCGCATCCCGTCCCAATTCCGGTTGGCGCGCTTCTGATGTGGACGACCTGCTGACCTGCGTAATGATCGGCATCATTCTGGGCGGCCGCCTGGGCTATGTGCTGTTCTACGACCTGCCCGTCTACGTGTCCGATCCTATGGAGATACTGCGCATCTGGAACGGGGGCATGTCCTTTCACGGCGGCCTGCTCGGCGTTCTTGGCGCTTTCTGGTACTTTGCGCGCACCCGCCACCGCGCGTTTCTGGACATCTCGGACCTGGTGGCCCCGCTGGTGTCCCCGGGCCTGTTCTTTGGCCGTATGGGCAACTATATCAACGGCGAACTCTGGGGCAAGGTCACGGACAGCCCTTGGGGCGTCGTTTTTCCCGGCGGCGGCCCTTATCCCAGGCATCCCAGTCAGCTGTACGAAGGCCTTCTGGAAGGCCTGGTTCTCTTTACCGTGGTCTGGATATTCGCGCTGAAACCCCGCAAGCGCGGGGCCGTCTCGGGCCTGTTCGCCCTTGGCTACAGCGTGTTCCGCTTTACGGTGGAATTCGTGCGCGTGCCTGACGCCCAGCTCGGCTATCTGGCCTTTGGCTGGCTGACCATGGGGCAATTGCTCTGCCTTCCGCTCATGGCCGTGGGCTTGTGGCTGCTTTGCCGCCAGGCCCCCATAATGCAACCCGACATTCGTGTGGAACTGAACCGCCCGGACGGGTCAAAGTCTGGTCGAGACTCCGGGCCAAAATCCGGCAACGGCAAGGCGTCCAAAAACGGAAAAGACAGGCCCAAAAAGTAG
- the moaC gene encoding cyclic pyranopterin monophosphate synthase MoaC, whose product MDTNFSHLDGQGNVTMVDVGHKAATERVAIAEAVVELSPATLELLLKVALPKGDVLTCAKIGGIMASKRVGELIPLCHPLNLSFADIRFEVSQMPPRIRIEAETRTVGNTGVEMEAIVAAQTAAAVIYDMCKAVQRDIVISRVRLLHKRGGKSGEFNALDMD is encoded by the coding sequence ATGGATACCAACTTTTCGCATCTGGACGGACAGGGCAACGTGACCATGGTGGATGTGGGGCACAAGGCCGCCACCGAACGCGTCGCCATTGCCGAGGCTGTTGTGGAGCTGAGCCCGGCCACCCTCGAACTGCTGCTCAAGGTGGCCTTGCCCAAGGGCGATGTGCTGACCTGCGCCAAGATCGGCGGCATCATGGCCTCCAAGCGGGTCGGGGAGCTTATCCCCCTGTGTCACCCGCTCAACCTCAGCTTTGCCGACATACGCTTTGAGGTGAGCCAGATGCCCCCGCGCATCCGCATTGAGGCCGAAACCCGTACCGTCGGCAACACCGGCGTAGAGATGGAAGCCATCGTGGCCGCGCAAACCGCTGCCGCCGTCATTTATGACATGTGCAAGGCCGTGCAGCGCGACATAGTCATCAGCCGGGTGCGCCTGCTGCACAAGCGCGGCGGCAAAAGCGGCGAATTCAACGCACTGGACATGGACTAA
- a CDS encoding metal-dependent hydrolase, whose protein sequence is MDPITHAASGAVAMLSMPSRPATRWAVPLAAIASAAPDIDVALCHPPLEFLLLHRGITHSLAAAPLLGLLLTLLARPLWKSATPGHWSFPKVWLFMIGMVLLHIWLDVITTYGTMIYLPFSHERVRLNAVYIIDLFLTLPLLWAVLRWRAKRGLMRLALAWVFVYPALCISLNAWHTAQTQDRLAAEAQNSGQAVRQVVLLPDAFGPLFWRALYETDGPDGRMVHSQGLNALGQPRTAPSSRRAAPPELLAELARQSVAADAFFDFTLLPVISPLADDFTPAENLAATAGDGPAAQTRPTYALFNDLRFGSDLAFVRAIIAHRPNADVPFKYMVELELANPGQSAALVEAGQNPGGVRLVRERLRFSDSGKDSLWQKPRLPSPPPFRDWIMGLR, encoded by the coding sequence ATGGATCCCATTACACATGCCGCCAGCGGCGCTGTAGCCATGCTGTCCATGCCGAGCCGACCCGCCACACGGTGGGCCGTGCCGCTGGCCGCCATCGCTTCGGCCGCCCCCGATATTGACGTAGCCCTTTGCCACCCCCCCCTTGAATTTCTGCTCCTGCACCGGGGCATCACCCATTCCCTGGCGGCGGCCCCGCTGCTGGGCCTGTTGCTGACGCTGCTGGCGCGCCCCCTGTGGAAATCCGCCACGCCAGGGCACTGGAGCTTCCCCAAGGTCTGGCTGTTCATGATCGGCATGGTGCTGCTGCACATCTGGCTGGATGTCATCACCACCTACGGCACCATGATATATCTGCCCTTTTCCCACGAAAGGGTGCGGCTTAACGCCGTGTATATCATTGATCTTTTCCTGACCCTGCCCCTGCTCTGGGCCGTTTTGCGCTGGCGGGCCAAACGCGGCCTCATGCGCCTGGCCCTGGCCTGGGTTTTTGTCTATCCGGCGCTGTGCATTTCTCTCAATGCCTGGCACACGGCCCAGACCCAAGACCGCCTGGCCGCCGAAGCCCAAAATTCCGGGCAGGCGGTGCGGCAGGTTGTACTGCTGCCCGACGCCTTTGGCCCCCTGTTCTGGCGCGCCCTGTACGAAACGGACGGGCCCGACGGCCGGATGGTCCACAGTCAGGGCCTCAACGCCCTGGGCCAGCCCCGCACCGCCCCGTCGTCCCGCAGGGCCGCGCCGCCGGAACTTCTGGCGGAACTGGCCCGGCAGTCCGTCGCGGCTGACGCCTTTTTCGACTTCACCCTGCTGCCGGTCATAAGCCCGCTGGCAGACGACTTCACACCTGCGGAAAACCTTGCGGCGACGGCAGGGGACGGCCCGGCCGCCCAAACGCGCCCCACCTACGCACTGTTTAACGACCTGCGCTTTGGCAGCGATCTCGCCTTCGTGCGCGCCATCATAGCCCACCGTCCCAATGCCGACGTTCCGTTTAAATATATGGTGGAGCTGGAACTCGCCAATCCGGGCCAATCTGCGGCTCTAGTGGAGGCCGGTCAGAATCCCGGCGGCGTGCGGCTTGTGCGCGAGCGCCTGCGTTTTTCTGACAGCGGCAAGGACTCGCTCTGGCAAAAGCCGAGGCTGCCTTCTCCGCCCCCGTTCCGTGACTGGATCATGGGGCTGCGCTAA
- a CDS encoding chemotaxis protein has protein sequence MSNASGPRLKLCVLLCSLALAGLLAACGPKDVGEGTSVAGEAPPLGVNAEDQMRYPITGSNRTQQLLYLQNRPDIMANTQQWRLRQFNAIHGLDKDASPEDPAYRAVPKQRSPFKQ, from the coding sequence ATGAGTAACGCGTCCGGCCCCCGTTTGAAGCTTTGCGTTCTGCTGTGCAGTCTTGCTCTTGCAGGCCTGCTGGCGGCGTGCGGCCCCAAGGACGTCGGCGAGGGCACATCTGTTGCGGGTGAAGCGCCCCCCCTGGGCGTAAACGCCGAAGACCAGATGCGCTACCCCATTACGGGCAGCAACAGGACGCAACAGTTGCTCTACCTGCAAAACAGGCCCGACATCATGGCCAACACGCAACAGTGGCGTTTGCGGCAGTTCAACGCGATTCACGGTCTGGACAAGGACGCCAGCCCTGAAGACCCGGCCTACAGGGCCGTGCCCAAACAACGCAGTCCTTTCAAGCAGTAG
- a CDS encoding phosphatidylserine decarboxylase family protein — translation MRTAHCGITPEGWPCIGLTGFSALVFAALGWWPLALIFLALCWFSMHFFRDPERVTPQGPGLAISPADGKIIRIEEKPDPFSGEKRLCISIFMNVFSVHVNRSPVSCTVEDIRYFPGAFVNAAFDKAATDNERCAYSLRDDSGKHWTMVQIAGLVARRIVCRTDIGDVLERGQRYGMIRFGSRVDLYMPEGYVAAAQLGQQVFAGQCIVARAGQE, via the coding sequence ATGCGTACCGCCCATTGCGGCATTACCCCTGAAGGATGGCCCTGCATCGGGCTTACGGGCTTTTCGGCTCTTGTGTTCGCCGCCCTGGGCTGGTGGCCTCTGGCCCTGATTTTTCTGGCCCTGTGCTGGTTCAGCATGCATTTTTTCCGCGATCCCGAGCGTGTGACCCCGCAGGGGCCGGGTCTGGCCATAAGCCCCGCTGACGGCAAGATTATTCGCATCGAGGAAAAACCCGATCCCTTCAGCGGTGAAAAGCGCCTGTGCATCAGCATCTTTATGAATGTGTTCAGCGTGCACGTGAACCGCTCGCCGGTGTCGTGCACGGTGGAAGACATACGCTATTTCCCCGGCGCGTTCGTCAACGCGGCCTTTGACAAGGCCGCCACGGACAACGAACGCTGCGCCTACAGCCTGCGCGACGACAGCGGAAAGCACTGGACCATGGTTCAGATTGCCGGGCTTGTGGCCCGCCGCATAGTCTGCCGCACGGATATCGGCGACGTTCTTGAACGCGGGCAGCGCTATGGCATGATACGTTTTGGTTCTCGAGTTGACCTTTACATGCCTGAAGGGTATGTTGCTGCTGCGCAGTTGGGCCAGCAGGTCTTTGCCGGGCAGTGCATTGTCGCCCGCGCGGGCCAGGAATAG
- the pssA gene encoding CDP-diacylglycerol--serine O-phosphatidyltransferase, producing the protein MTTESKKPRKGVYLLPNMITTLSMFLGFLSMVWAGQGRFESACMAILLSAVMDGLDGKVARLTNTASEFGVQYDSLADLVAFGLAPAMLLWQWELHDFNRMGIAAAFIYAACGALRLARFNVSTAATGKRFFIGLPIPAGGCTIVTFVFFASMFPEGFQPIKPYLALLLAVGVGVLMVSRVRYFSFKEYDFLRAHPIRTMLVFLLILSSVVSFPRVMGFVLCAVYIAGGILYTFVILPRRDRQLLRALSPQSD; encoded by the coding sequence ATGACCACAGAAAGTAAAAAGCCACGCAAGGGAGTATACCTCCTGCCGAACATGATCACTACGTTGAGCATGTTTCTTGGCTTTTTGTCTATGGTATGGGCAGGGCAGGGGCGTTTTGAGTCCGCCTGCATGGCCATCCTGCTTTCTGCGGTTATGGACGGCCTGGACGGAAAGGTGGCCCGTCTCACCAACACGGCCAGCGAGTTTGGCGTTCAGTACGACTCCCTCGCCGATCTTGTGGCCTTTGGGCTTGCCCCGGCCATGCTGCTCTGGCAGTGGGAACTGCACGACTTCAACCGCATGGGCATTGCGGCGGCCTTTATCTACGCCGCCTGCGGGGCCTTGAGGCTGGCGCGTTTCAATGTCAGCACCGCCGCCACAGGCAAGCGCTTCTTTATTGGCCTTCCCATTCCGGCGGGCGGCTGCACCATTGTGACCTTTGTGTTTTTTGCCAGCATGTTTCCCGAGGGGTTCCAGCCCATCAAGCCCTACCTGGCCCTTTTGCTGGCCGTGGGCGTGGGCGTGTTGATGGTGAGCCGCGTGCGGTATTTCTCCTTCAAGGAGTATGACTTCCTTCGCGCGCATCCCATACGCACCATGCTGGTGTTCTTGCTTATCTTGTCCTCCGTCGTGTCCTTTCCGCGCGTCATGGGCTTCGTGCTCTGTGCCGTGTACATCGCCGGTGGCATCCTTTACACCTTTGTCATCCTTCCCCGCCGCGACCGTCAGCTACTACGCGCCCTATCGCCTCAGAGCGATTAA
- a CDS encoding 2-isopropylmalate synthase yields the protein MNNRVYFFDTTLRDGEQSPGATMNLQEKLRLAHQLEVLGVDIMEAGFPASSPGDFESVQRIAAQAGDIQVAGLARCVAGDIDRCWDAIKIAKNPRIHIFLSTSPLHMQHKLRKDPAEVLKMAVDGVKRCAQHTSNVEFSCEDFSRSEPEFVCRVVEAVINAGATTVNLPDTVGYAQPAEYAALIDHVIRNTPNSDKAVFSVHCHNDLGLGVANTLAALKVGVRQAEVTLNGIGERAGNTSLEEVVMNLSVRHDFFGLDHNIVTEQLYPSCRLLSMTIGQPIPTNKAIVGANAFAHESGIHQDGMLKNRETYEIMTPQSVGRTESNLVIGKHSGRNAVRNKFENMGYTLDDEQLNLVFEAVKQLADRKKTLHDDDLMALVQEEVYRMPDRFRLRHVSVQSSDAGGVPPTAAVIMDVDGIESSSAGFGVGPVDALFNVIADMVGREPELEQYAINAVTGGTDALGEVTVRLREGEFSAVGRGTHPDIFVASARAYVNALNHLFKKEEEGPRLHCQHG from the coding sequence ATGAACAACCGCGTCTATTTTTTCGATACCACCTTGCGTGACGGCGAACAGTCGCCCGGCGCAACCATGAACTTGCAGGAAAAACTGCGTCTGGCCCATCAGCTTGAGGTGCTTGGCGTGGATATTATGGAAGCGGGCTTTCCCGCCTCCAGCCCTGGCGACTTTGAATCCGTACAGCGTATCGCGGCCCAGGCCGGCGACATCCAGGTGGCCGGGCTTGCCCGCTGCGTGGCTGGCGATATCGACCGCTGCTGGGACGCCATCAAGATCGCCAAAAATCCGCGCATCCACATCTTCCTGTCCACTTCCCCCTTGCATATGCAGCACAAGCTGCGCAAAGACCCCGCCGAAGTGCTGAAAATGGCCGTGGACGGCGTCAAGCGCTGCGCGCAGCACACCAGCAATGTGGAATTTTCCTGCGAAGACTTTTCGCGTTCCGAGCCGGAATTTGTCTGCCGCGTTGTGGAGGCCGTCATCAATGCCGGAGCCACCACGGTCAATCTTCCCGACACCGTGGGCTACGCGCAGCCAGCCGAGTACGCGGCCCTTATTGATCATGTGATCCGCAACACGCCCAACAGCGACAAGGCCGTCTTCAGCGTGCACTGCCACAATGACCTGGGCCTTGGCGTGGCCAACACCCTGGCTGCGCTCAAGGTTGGCGTGCGTCAGGCCGAGGTGACCCTCAACGGCATTGGCGAGCGCGCCGGCAACACCTCCCTTGAAGAGGTGGTCATGAACCTGAGCGTGCGCCACGACTTCTTTGGCCTTGATCACAATATTGTCACCGAGCAGCTCTATCCCTCGTGCCGCCTGCTTTCTATGACCATCGGCCAGCCCATCCCCACCAACAAGGCCATTGTCGGGGCCAACGCCTTTGCGCACGAATCGGGCATCCATCAGGACGGCATGCTCAAGAACCGCGAAACCTATGAAATCATGACGCCGCAGTCCGTGGGCCGTACCGAGAGCAATCTTGTCATCGGCAAGCATTCGGGCCGCAATGCCGTGCGCAACAAGTTCGAGAATATGGGCTATACGCTGGACGACGAGCAGCTCAATCTTGTGTTTGAAGCCGTGAAGCAGTTGGCCGACCGCAAGAAAACCCTGCACGACGACGACCTCATGGCCCTTGTGCAGGAAGAAGTGTACCGCATGCCCGACCGCTTCCGTTTGCGTCATGTGAGCGTGCAGAGTTCCGACGCGGGCGGCGTGCCGCCCACGGCTGCCGTTATTATGGATGTTGACGGCATCGAGAGCAGCAGCGCGGGCTTTGGCGTGGGGCCGGTGGATGCGCTTTTCAACGTCATTGCCGATATGGTGGGCCGCGAACCCGAGCTTGAGCAGTATGCCATCAACGCCGTTACCGGCGGTACGGACGCTCTGGGTGAAGTGACCGTGCGCCTGCGCGAAGGCGAATTCAGCGCCGTGGGACGCGGTACGCACCCCGACATCTTTGTGGCCAGCGCCAGGGCCTATGTCAATGCGTTGAACCATCTTTTCAAAAAGGAAGAGGAAGGGCCGCGCCTGCATTGCCAGCATGGCTAG
- a CDS encoding 3-isopropylmalate dehydratase large subunit — protein MAQTLAQKILQAHTDEAVEQDGQIVQCRVSMVLANDITGPLAIESFRGMGAKKVFDRNKIALVMDHFTPQKDIDSANQVLISRKFAEEQGIVHYYEGGDCGVEHTLLPEQGLVGPGDLVIGADSHTCTYGGIGAFATGMGSTDIAAAMALGETWLKVPPTIRVNIRGHMPKWLRGKDLMLMLIGVIGVDGALYKALEFGGSVVEDLSVEGRLSMANMAIEAGGKVGLFAVDAKTRAYCAEHKRPGVMDNMAADHGAHYDRVVELDVTGKEPVVACPHLPSNVKPVSEVRNTAVQQVIIGSCTNGRISDMRDAAEILRGRKVDKSVRCIVLPSTPTVWKQCLKEGLIETFMDAGCIVGPCTCGPCLGGHMGILGDGERAVSTTNRNFKGRMGSLNSEVYLASPLVAAATAVTGFVAGPDQL, from the coding sequence ATGGCTCAAACGCTTGCGCAAAAAATTTTGCAAGCCCATACGGACGAAGCTGTGGAGCAGGACGGGCAGATTGTTCAATGCCGCGTATCCATGGTGCTTGCCAATGACATTACCGGCCCGCTCGCCATCGAGTCTTTTCGCGGCATGGGTGCGAAAAAGGTTTTTGACCGCAATAAGATTGCTCTTGTCATGGACCACTTTACCCCGCAAAAAGATATAGATTCGGCCAATCAGGTGCTGATCAGCCGCAAATTTGCCGAGGAGCAGGGCATCGTCCACTACTATGAGGGCGGCGACTGCGGCGTGGAACACACCCTGTTGCCCGAACAGGGGCTCGTGGGCCCCGGCGATCTGGTCATAGGGGCCGACAGCCATACCTGCACCTACGGCGGCATCGGGGCCTTTGCCACAGGCATGGGCTCCACCGACATTGCGGCGGCCATGGCTCTTGGCGAGACCTGGCTCAAGGTTCCGCCCACCATCCGCGTGAATATCCGGGGCCACATGCCCAAGTGGCTGCGCGGCAAAGACCTCATGCTCATGCTCATCGGCGTCATTGGCGTTGACGGCGCGCTGTACAAGGCCCTGGAATTCGGCGGCTCCGTGGTGGAAGATCTCTCCGTCGAAGGACGCCTGAGCATGGCCAACATGGCCATCGAGGCGGGCGGCAAGGTGGGCCTTTTTGCCGTGGACGCCAAAACCCGCGCGTACTGCGCCGAGCACAAGCGCCCCGGCGTGATGGACAATATGGCCGCCGACCACGGCGCGCACTATGATCGCGTGGTGGAGCTGGACGTCACCGGCAAGGAGCCTGTGGTGGCCTGCCCGCACCTGCCCTCCAACGTGAAGCCTGTTTCTGAAGTGCGCAACACAGCCGTGCAGCAGGTCATCATCGGTTCCTGCACCAATGGACGCATCAGCGACATGCGCGACGCCGCCGAAATTCTGCGCGGCCGCAAGGTGGACAAGAGCGTGCGCTGCATAGTGCTGCCCTCCACGCCCACAGTGTGGAAGCAGTGCCTCAAGGAAGGCCTCATCGAGACCTTTATGGACGCGGGCTGCATCGTGGGCCCCTGCACCTGCGGCCCCTGCCTTGGCGGCCACATGGGCATCCTTGGCGACGGCGAACGCGCGGTGTCCACTACCAACCGCAACTTCAAGGGCCGCATGGGCAGCCTGAACTCGGAAGTCTATCTGGCCAGCCCCCTGGTGGCCGCAGCCACGGCCGTGACCGGCTTTGTGGCAGGGCCGGATCAGTTGTAG
- a CDS encoding 3-isopropylmalate dehydratase small subunit encodes MNYKGKAHKVGEHIDTDAIIPARLLVTTDRQKLGENCMSGLEPDWAKRVSPGDIMVAGRNFGCGSSREHAPIAILGAGMPVVIGHSFARIFYRNSFNMGLLLMEVGDEVDKINDGDELEIDAATGIIRDLTNGAEITCPPLPASMSRILDKGGLVNYVKERIA; translated from the coding sequence ATGAACTACAAAGGCAAGGCCCACAAAGTGGGCGAGCATATTGATACGGACGCCATCATCCCCGCGCGTCTTCTTGTGACCACGGATCGCCAGAAGCTTGGCGAAAACTGCATGTCCGGCCTTGAGCCCGACTGGGCCAAGCGAGTCAGCCCCGGCGACATCATGGTGGCCGGACGCAACTTCGGTTGTGGTTCCTCGCGCGAGCACGCGCCCATCGCCATTCTGGGCGCGGGCATGCCGGTGGTCATCGGGCACAGCTTTGCCCGCATCTTCTACCGCAACTCCTTCAATATGGGCCTGCTGCTCATGGAAGTGGGCGATGAAGTGGACAAGATCAACGACGGCGACGAACTGGAAATTGACGCTGCCACAGGGATTATCCGCGATCTCACCAATGGCGCTGAAATTACGTGTCCACCGCTGCCTGCCTCCATGTCCAGAATTCTGGACAAGGGCGGGCTTGTGAACTACGTGAAGGAAAGGATCGCCTGA
- the leuB gene encoding 3-isopropylmalate dehydrogenase, protein MKKTICLLPGDGIGPEIIAQGVKVLEATAQKFDHEFVFDTALIGGAAIDGAGDPLPEATVQKCRAADAVYLGAVGGPKWDNLTPELRPEKGLLRIRKELGLFANLRPAMLLPELAGACLLRADIAARGLDLMVVRELTGDVYFGEPRGIESRDGLRTGYNTMVYNEEEIRRIAWVAFETARKRRNKVCSVEKSNVLECSRLWKEVVIEMHREYADVELSHMYVDNAAMQLVRDPSQFDVILTGNIFGDILSDEASVITGSLGMLPSASTGADGPGLFEPIHGSAPDIAGQDVANPLATILSAAMMLRLGLDMPEEADHIEKAVRKALADGFRTADIMEPGKELLGCKSMGDKVVERL, encoded by the coding sequence ATGAAAAAGACCATCTGCCTGTTGCCGGGTGACGGCATCGGCCCGGAGATTATCGCTCAGGGCGTCAAGGTTCTGGAAGCCACGGCCCAAAAATTCGACCATGAGTTTGTCTTTGATACCGCCCTCATTGGCGGCGCGGCCATTGACGGCGCGGGCGATCCCCTGCCCGAAGCCACGGTGCAGAAGTGCCGTGCCGCTGATGCCGTGTACCTTGGCGCGGTGGGCGGCCCCAAGTGGGACAACCTGACGCCGGAACTGCGGCCGGAAAAAGGCCTCCTGCGCATCCGCAAGGAACTGGGGCTGTTCGCCAACCTGCGCCCGGCCATGCTGCTGCCCGAACTGGCCGGAGCCTGCCTGCTGCGGGCCGATATCGCCGCCAGGGGGCTTGATCTCATGGTGGTGCGCGAGCTCACGGGCGACGTCTACTTTGGCGAACCGCGCGGCATCGAAAGCCGCGACGGCCTGCGCACCGGCTACAACACCATGGTCTACAACGAAGAAGAGATCCGCCGCATCGCCTGGGTGGCTTTTGAAACGGCCCGCAAACGCCGCAACAAGGTCTGCTCGGTGGAAAAGAGCAATGTGCTGGAATGCTCCCGTTTGTGGAAGGAAGTGGTCATCGAGATGCACCGCGAATACGCCGACGTGGAATTGAGCCATATGTATGTGGACAATGCCGCCATGCAGCTGGTGCGCGACCCCTCGCAGTTTGACGTGATCCTCACCGGCAATATTTTTGGTGACATCCTTTCTGACGAAGCGTCGGTCATTACCGGCTCTCTGGGCATGCTGCCCTCGGCCTCCACCGGAGCCGACGGGCCGGGCCTGTTTGAGCCCATACACGGCTCCGCGCCCGATATCGCGGGCCAGGATGTGGCCAATCCGCTGGCCACCATCCTCTCCGCCGCCATGATGCTGCGTCTGGGCCTCGATATGCCCGAAGAGGCCGACCACATTGAAAAGGCCGTGCGCAAGGCGCTGGCCGACGGTTTCCGCACCGCCGACATTATGGAGCCGGGCAAGGAACTGCTGGGCTGCAAAAGCATGGGCGACAAGGTGGTGGAACGGCTGTAG